In Prunus dulcis chromosome 1, ALMONDv2, whole genome shotgun sequence, the following are encoded in one genomic region:
- the LOC117636998 gene encoding ubiquitin carboxyl-terminal hydrolase 12-like has protein sequence MGYALLGIDLGVMEPNYSVSTACAILQITISILLQITFVEVRLMTAGGTGVAYSQVSRPFSDSPPTHYTLKIESFSLLKKYSVDRFESGEFDAGGYKWKIQLYPKGNCRGKDTHVSLYLTLANPEKLSPASKILAQFTLHILAGGRSFSASIPSWGWPDFITLGNFEQLDKGYLVKDTCLVEAEVTVHGIC, from the exons ATGGGATATGCGTTGCTTGGTATTGATCTGGGTGTTATGGAACCAAATTATTCGGTTTCGACTGCTTGTGCTATACTTCAAATTACTATTTCTATTCTGCTGCAAATCACATTCGTTGAGGTAAGGCTGATGACTGCTGGCGGAACCGGAGTTGCCTATTCCC AGGTTTCAAGACCATTTTCAGATTCACCGCCAACTCATTACACTCTAAAAATAGAGTCGTTTTCGTTGCTAAAGAAGTATTCGGTGGATAGATTTGAGTCAGGGGAGTTTGATGCTGGAGGATACAAATG GAAGATACAGCTCTATCCCAAGGGAAATTGCCGTGGAAAGGATACTCATGTTTCTCTTTACTTAACATTGGCTAATCCAGAAAAGCTATCTCCTGCCTCCAAAATACTTGCACAGTTTACTCTTCACATC CTTGCAGGTGGTCGATCTTTCAGTGCCTCGATTCCGTCTTGGGGTTGGCCTGATTTCATTACATTGGGCAATTTCGAACAGTTAGACAAGGGTTATTTGGTGAAGGATACTTGCTTAGTCGAGGCAGAGGTCACTGTCCATGGAATTTGCTAA
- the LOC117613231 gene encoding MATH domain and coiled-coil domain-containing protein At3g58210-like: MAGADSLQTGWEVFVDFRLFLRDQNKGIYLVLQDANLNKMCLHGAMFEVGFDRVIPLNAFTDSSNGYLINDTCVFGAEVFVCKERRAGKAERLCAINSAMYKHPWKVYIPLKFRPEFLESKPFFAGGQTWKIRLYPKGYDKGKDTHVSLYLTLANPEPASKILTEFTLRIVDQLNGKHFFCKGCQWFSALTPSFGFSRLIAFDILKQLDKGFLVQSYCLVEAEVTVHGIFTAL; this comes from the exons ATGGCTGGAGCAGATTCACTTCAGACTGGTTGGGAAGTATTTGTTGATTTTAGATTGTTTTTACGTGATCAGAATAAGGGAATCTACTTGGTTCTTCAGG ATGCTAATCTAAACAAGATGTGCTTGCACGGGGCGATGTTTGAAGTGGGTTTCGATAGAGTTATCCCTCTGAATGCATTTACTGATTCTTCCAACGGCTATCTGATTAATGATACTTGTGTGTTTGGAGCCGAGGTCTTTGTTTGTAAAGAAAGAAGAGCTGGCAAAGCAGAACGCCTATGCGCGATCAACAGTGCTATGTACAAGCATCCTTGGAAGGTTTATATACCTTTAAAGTTCAGACCTGAATTCTTGGAATCAAAGCCATTCTTTGCTGGAGGACAGACATG GAAGATACGTCTCTATCCCAAGGGATATGACAAAGGAAAGGATACTCATGTTTCTCTTTACTTAACATTGGCTAATCCAGAACCTGCCTCCAAAATACTTACAGAGTTTACTCTGCGCATCGTTGATCAATTGAATGGCAagcattttttttgtaaag GTTGTCAATGGTTCAGTGCCTTGACTCCCTCTTTCGGTTTCTCTAGGTTGATTgcatttgacattttgaaacAGTTAGACAAGGGTTTTTTGGTTCAGAGCTATTGCTTAGTGGAGGCAGAGGTCACCGTCCATGGAATTTTTACAGCATTGTAG
- the LOC117638616 gene encoding proteasome assembly chaperone 4-like has protein sequence MAREDLDLGALNHAMSSAQISKDKEPAAPSYYSNEDDAGGVQITCFTEVVNATTFHFQIMRLPKQIYAWIGCNSAKLGHLYAAAPMRPNSTVGVTSILGGASDNTGSSIARRLVLKTGLNIILACNIPKNSPMIEADAEKLLVLKLISLGYTRPKSEGLSS, from the exons ATGGCTCGAGAAGATTTAGACCTCGGTGCTCTAAACCATGCTATGAGCTCTGCTCAAATTTCGAAAGACAAAGAACCGGCTGCTCCCAGCTACTACAGCAACGAAGACGATGCTGGTGGCGTGCAGATCACGTGCTTCACTGAAGTCGTCAACGCTACTACTTTCCACTTCCAAATCATGCGCCTTCCCAAGCAG ATATATGCATGGATTGGCTGCAACTCTGCAAAATTGGGACATTTGTATGCAGCAGCACCCATGAGACCT AACAGTACAGTGGGTGTTACATCCATACTTGGTGGGGCTTCTGATAATACAGGGTCGAGCATTGCTCGAAGATTAG TTTTAAAGACGGGACTGAATATAATTCTGGCTTGCAACATTCCTAAGAATAGCCCCATGATTGAG GCAGATGCTGAAAAGTTGTTGGTTCTGAAGCTAATCAGTCTTGGGTACACAAGGCCAAAGTCAGAAGGATTGTCTTCATAG
- the LOC117626136 gene encoding uncharacterized protein LOC117626136 has protein sequence MEDLYSLLDMRWRPSIFVWEVSCKSSRAFSLRVTDLGSGDFIFSTAFGSGFHLSCLRIFASFVFRFLSNPYCYIRGVEVFKFHNILGSIRKGIESHRLAQDQDLHQREEKS, from the exons ATGGAAGATCTGTATTCGTTGCTGGACATGCGTTGGAGGCCGTCGATTTTTGTTTGGGAGGTGAGCTGCAAATCCAGCCGCGCTTTCAGTCTTCGTGTCACAGATTTGGGATCGGGCGATTTCATCTTTTCTACAGCCTTCGGCTCAGGCTTCCATCTTTCTTGCTTGCGAATATTTGCATCGTTTGTCTTCAG gtTCTTGAGTAATCCCTATTGCTATATAAGAGGAGTTGAGGTATTTAAATTTCACAACATATTGGGTTCTATCAGGAAGGGAATTGAATCTCACAGATTAGCTCAG gATCAAGACCTCcatcaaagagaagaaaaatcatgA